The genomic region TCGAGTACAGCCAAATCctagaaagacaaacatgcTGTTATAGAGAGTGACATTAACTTTTATGTGAGGTAGCCTACCTGGCCAAATGAAAATGAGCAGGTCGAGGCTGTCTGGTGAACTGACAAAGCAGGTGGAGGTGGGTGGGTTATCGATGAAAAGGACGGCGACGTCACCACAAGGGGATTAGTTGGAAGAGAGGATTCACTGCTAGGCGTTGCAGCGGAAGGCTGGTGGTGGCTTAGAGTCAAAATGCCGGATGATCTTGGTGACATGCCTGATTGTAGGTTGGACGCTGTTCTGTGAACTGATCTGTGTTCTGCAGGTCCCTGGCTAGGCAGGAGAGCTGACTGAGACGAAATGGATGGCTGGTGAAGAGGAGCAGGAGCTCTGTTTGGTAACGGTGATAAAAGTTGCTTGTCAGAGGGCTGGGGCGTTGTCGAAAAGGATTGAATGTTGGTGTCTGCGTAACCTGTGTGAGGGCTAGGAACAGACGGCATAACGGAAGGCATGGGTGGCGGCTGGTATGGAGATGGTAGCGGAGTAGGAGGCTGCAGTCCAGGAACCATGTCAGCAAACTCAGGTGGGTATCCACCAGCAAATGTTGCTGGTGATGGCCCATACTGACCGTATGCTGCTGCCTTGCGATTCTGTTCTTGAAGCTGATCATTGAGTAGTTGCTGCAGAAAAGCAATGTACCTGGTTGCCATTCGCAAGATCTCGTGTTTGGAAAGTTTCTTGTCTGGTGGGTAAGTGGGAACCATCTTCCTCAGCTCTTGAAATGCCTCGTTGACGTTCTGCTGCCTCCATCGTTCTCGACTATTTGTAGCCATTCTTTTAGCTCGAGAATTCTCATCTTCAGACTCGCTGTCATAACGTCTCCTTCTCCTCGCTCCAATAGATCGCGTGTTTCTCCTTCCACGGAAGTCTAGAGGTACCTGCTGCGGGACGCTTCCCGACGCGTTGGCTTTGTCTCCGTCTTCAGCATGATAACCTCCTATCTGCCGTGCCTCGGACTTTTCTGAATCAATGCTGCCAGATGGGCTGGGAGTGGTACAAGTGAGTGTACTCTCACAACTGTGCTGTCCCGTCAACAGACCAGCCATGTCAATAGTAGCGATGCAGAGCGTGAAATGAAGTACGAATGCGCAACCTATCCTTTACATTTGTTGTGCTACGGTGCCACAGTGTCTGACAACGTTGCAACTAATGGCTCGCTGCAGCAGCGACGTGGAGGCGCCAAGTCCTGCCCGGCGCCACAAGTTCGGGACAAGTTCACGTGCAGCGAGTCGGGGGAAGTCCGTAGCCTATCGGTCTCATCACGATTATAATTGAATTGGGTTCGTCCACCCTTTCACTGCACAGCTGAGTCCTTGGAATGCCGGACATCCTGTCGCTATGTTTTAGCAAGTGGAGCGGCGCGGCAGACATCGAATTAGCGACTGGCCAATAGGCTTTCGCAAGGCGCGTGCCATCGCATTACCGGCTACTCCCGGCGCCTGTCTTCTTGGCGCCGTGTCGCCCCTCTTGACTAATAAACATAGAGTTACGGACTATGGATGAAGTAAATGAAGCTAGACATACTCTTGCAGACATCAAGAAAGACTTTCGTGCGTTCGGGAAGGAACGGCAATCTCATCGTACTATCATCGCCATTATCACTCACAATCTACCACAATCAGTACACATTACATCAACACCAGGTGATAATGAGGCTGTCTCATCGGCGCCCGCCCCGCCCATTCGAGACATGCAGCCTAGACGGAGACTTTCCAACAGCTAGAATGGCGACATACCTCTCGTTTAGCAAACAAGGCTCGACTACGACCAATTTGAACACGTCCCGGCATCGAGAAGGCGTCTTACAGCGCAAAACGAGCACAGAACATTATCGAAATCTTGCTCGTCCAATTAATAGAACATACGTTTGGCTACGGATAAGATTAATATCGATAACGCCAGACTTCCGGTAAGTTGTGCAGCACTGTCGCGTGTCGCAAGTTGCCCGCGAGAATCATTGAGGGCTCGTGTTGTTTATTACATTTTTAGAATTTTGActagacacaatgacagaaacTCTCGTTACCTCAAGTCAAGCAGCAATCTACTAGGATCTTCAAGGTAAGCCTTCCACACGTTAGAGAAACGAGCCATCGTGGCTCCGTCAATGATGCGGTGGTCCGCCGACCAACTGACTTTCATCACGTGAGTCGCTACGACACTTTCGCAGGCGCCAAATCGGGGTAAGGTCTGCAGCCAGAAGCCAAGTTAGGACAAGGAAGCTGACGGAATGCAAAACTACATGCTGTTGTGTACCTGAATGCGTCCGGTGGCTCCTATGCAGACTTGTGGCGGGACGATTAGCGGCATTACGTACGTGCCACCTATCTATAATATGGAAAACAAACAAGGTTGTTACCACCACCATTCCATTTATAAAAAGTGTGTTACATTTCCGATGTTTGAAATTGTGAAAGTCCCGCCACCAAGCTCGTTTGGCCCGAGATGGTTTTTGGCTCCGAGCTCTTGCAATCTGTTTAGCTCCTCTGCTATCTCCAATATTGACTTGGTCTGGCAAAGGAACCAGTTAGACAAGCGCCTTGGGCACATCAGAGATTGATCGACGTACCTGCACCGACTTGACGTTCGGTACCACAAGTCCATCCGGAGTGTCCATGGCTACCGAAATGTTATGGTTTGCCTGTTTGGAAGTGGGAGGTCAGTTGGCGACAGACAGAAGCACAAACACCTACCAACTTTGTATGTAATCTCAGTCAAGTCGTCGTTGAACGAGCTGTTGAATATAGGAAACTTCAACAGTGCTTGAGACGCAGCCTGCAAGTAAAAGGGATCAAGAATTATGTTTGTGAAGGGCATGTTGACGTAGTAGCTACGCACAGACACTAGTTTTGCTCTGATATTTCCCATAGCCGCGCGTGCCTAATTGTAGTGCGAAGGAAGCTATTTGTCAGAAAAATGTCTTGGCAGTGATCTGAGGTGGAGATATCACCCTATCAGTCAATCTTTCAGTCTATGTTAGAAAATATCTGATGGTGGCTGACACTGTCACATTCAGGAGGAAGTTCTCCAATTACCCAATCATTTACTGGATATGTGATAGTGTCTGAGCTATGGTGGGCAGCCAGTAGAACCCACAACTCAGTGGTTTTCAGCTTGGAGTTATTTGATTCTTGACCACATTAGTACAGCTTTCCCCACCCACATGGGCCCCACCTCCGATATAGGTAGTTATTAATAGTACAAGACGTGTGTCATTATGTTGTTCCTTTACATATCCTACCTGGCATCACTAAAGTCTCAAATTTCTGTACAAAGTAAATAAAATGACACTTGTATTGAAATGTAAATGGTCATACTTCACTGTAGATAAAAATACTGATGAGGTTTGAGGATATTTTTCGACTTGGTATTGGCTTGAAGCACCATGCTGCACAATGTTGCAGTCTGGTGTAGCAACACTAAGCGTGTTTTCTTTCAGTAGCCATGTTTAAATTTACAATGTTTGAGTAGAATATATTGGATGTCCATAGAATGTCACCTTCCCGCTTCTAACAGATCACCTGCAACTCATGGAAGGTGGTGAAATGGTAAAACTATGCTTATAATTATCACTGAATGAGTGGACTAGACTAGAAAAAGGTAACCAAATATACAGTAGGTGCAAGGTAATGGTGCATGGACTGTTTTGGATATGCACAAATTGACGTCAGTCAACTGTTTCACATGTCCAGTTAGTATTGGGTGCTGCCTTGGTAGCATTCTCACTAGCTACAGAATGGCTTTCACAAACCAGCTAATTAATTGCAGGCTTGGAGATGTGTGTCATGAAAGTAGTCACATCTAAGTGATCTGTTGGTCATTATACACAGTAATATTGACCAATGACTGTCAAGGAGCAGTAGTTGGTCGAATTAGGCTTTAAGTGACAAACTTAGTTGCCTGGAGTTGTTCATTGTGTTGATGACTGTCTTGTCATGACAAGTAGACAGATTGCAGACCATGAAGAGATCATACGTCCTGGTGTGATCTCCTAATTATGTTGTCTCAGATTGATGTTTAAAATCAGAAACAGCACTCACAATAAGTAAGATGCACTTGATGTTAGACAAATACATATGCTGTTGTGCCACTTCCTTTACTCCACCCACCCATACCACCCCAAATAATTTGATGTTGCTCCAACCCCACCAAACAGGCTTCAAGAGCACTtctcaacaacagcaaatccTACCAATGACTATTGAGAGTAGATATTAAGCATGTGCAAACTACAAACAACTTAGTCACAATTGTCAATTTCTAAAAATATAAATGATAATTTGTTGCTGATCACCACGTCATTCTCTCATTTTCATTGAAATAAAATGTACTCGGTTACGTTACTAGCAATGGTGTTCTTACCTTTATAAAGAATGGCATGTATGTGAAGTGGACTCCTCTTTGGCTTAATGTTTCTTTTATTCTTTCACGAAATTTCACCAGTTCATTCATTCTAATCTCATCGTGAAATCCAAGGTGTGGAATTAGATTGGATGCAGTCATCGTTTTCAGCATTGTCTTCATAAAGCCTTGTACTGGCTTTCTTTCATCTTGCCGACTCGGAATACTGTCATGTGAAACTGGAGTTGGAGCTGATGGCAAGGGAGACATTCTTACTTCCACAAACTTATGCACATCTTCCTTCAGAACACGACCATTCTTCCCAGTACCAAGCACATCTGCCAAGTTGACCTATAACACAGAAAGGCCAGTTGATAGTTGATATCctgtattgtattatataattgtgTCACTACTTTAAGTTCTCTAGCAAGATTCCGCACAGCAGGAGTTGCCAGTGCCTTCTGACTTGCTGCTGCTTCATCTTTCACTGGTGGTGATGCCTGGGTATGCCAGAAGTGGATACGATACATGAGACAAGAAGAGATCTGTACGAGCAACAGACATTTATTTACCTCGGCTGATACATAACTGACTGGTACTGAATGTGAATGTTCAACCAGAGGAATTGTGAAATCTTCAACAACTTGATCGTCTATTACAGATAGTGGAACCAATAAAATAAAGCCACTTCAAAATATTGGCTTCCAACCCCAAAAATATCACTGGTTAGTCAGCCAAATACATGTTTGCTCTTTAGTTTTTTGCTGACACTGAAACTAGATGTGACTGATGCACATCAATGTATTAATGCAGTACATGCATTACCAGTGACAGAAATAACAGTGAAATTAGCAGTGAGAATCATTCTAAAACTACCTAAATGGTGTCCCGGCCCGTTTTGGTATTACGTTTTACTTTAGTTTTGATTTTAGTTTTTCAAGAcaattttagttttagttttatcTGCATAAACTCCATGAATGTACTTCCTACTAATATGAGAACAGGTGCACCATGTAGGTATAAATGCAATCATTATAATGCAGTGAGTGCAAGAATGACCATGCGTGTGAGTGTACAAGCACTTCATTGCAAATGTTTCATGGTAGCAGCACTAATGCTATAAAATTGATTACGCCAAGATCAACCTCTACTGTTTTGGCTTTCTGTAATGGTCATTGGCTCTCACAAAAATTTGGTCCAGATGCTAGAGATGGTAGCATGCATGTGTGGATCCCCACAAGTCAATGAGACAGCCCAGGAAACAATCAAGTGGGTGAAACAAGAACTTTCATTGCCACTCTCGCAAGGAAAGGTTTTGACAGAATACAGTAGGCAATGTACTAAGAagtcaattcaaattgttgCCAGACTAAAAAAGTGTGTTCACGAACAATAAAGGATTCTTAGAAACCTTGGTCTTACACTTTGGTGCACGCAAAGACAGGAATTTTAGTCTTTCTATGTTGTTTTACAGCTATTAAAGTTATCCGAGGCGTTAAAACTGTTCTTCAACTTGCACATTAGTGAGTGTTACTGACATATAGACAATAAATTGGTGAATAGATTAAAGCctcatttgtccagaccaaacaaacgacacacaaacaagaaaggataccgtatttcctcgtTTAAATGCTGTGGCATTTATTGCTTTCATCCCTCCCTAACTCTCTCTGTTGTGTTCACTTTAACAGGAAAGTGGCTAGTGAGATTGCCGTTGCAACAGGTGTGGTACTTACCTTCATTAGCTAAGAACAGAATCAGAAAGAGCAAGCACTCTCAGTAGGTGAGTTTGACCTCTGGTTTTGGAGAAATAGCATACTCTACATATCTTTTGTATGATTTCGCTTTTCCACTAACATGCGATTACTCCCTAGATCACTGTGCCTTACATAAACTGGTCACTATGACACTGTACAGGATATGTACATGCAGTCACATAATTTATTAGATAATTGCCTAACAGAATTATGATAAGCATGATAATGTGTGCTCATAGCCACTTAGCCTTCTTTCATATGCAGTCTAAAACCCATACAAACGGAAATCCAAACTCCCTCAGTGTTTCGAATGGTATTAAAGATCGCTTTTCTGTGACCTAGAGTAGGTGAGTTATAGCAGATTTACGATGTAAGTGAACgtaaacagtgtgtgtgtgtgtgtgtgtgtgtgtgtgtgtgtgtgtgtgtgtgtgtgtgtgtgtgtgcacgtgtgtcttTATGGCAGTGAGGCTTGGACACCTTTGTCTCAGCACATCAAGAGACTGCAGGGTTTCTGCATGCGTTGCTTATGAATCATCTTGGGTGTATCAGTAAGAGAGAAGCAGAGGAATACTGATATTTGGGCTAAGGCAAGTATTGAGACTGTGGAAACAATGATCAGGAGGAGAAGGCTAAGGTGGCTAGGCCACGTAGCCAGGATGGAGCCTCACCGTATTCCAAGGCAACTGCTGGTTTGCAAGTTTGAAGGGGATAAGCGTTCTGTAGGCGGACAGAAACTGAGATATTGTGATGACAGATTTGAAGAAATGTAAGCTCAACAAAGAACGGATATACATTGCCCAGATCGTCCTAAGTGGAGATCCACAGTGCACACTGTAGTTACACAGTTGAATGAGGAAGCTGAGGAAATGGGAAAGATGAAACAAGACAAGAGGAAGCAAGTATCAGATCAGACCGACCTACAGTGTTCTCAACCTGGTTGCACCTTTACAACTCAAAACAAGGCAGGTCTTGTCAATCACCAATGACAGAAACACGGAGCAGCAGCCCAAAAGATCCTCTCTTGTTATCACTGCCACCAAAACTTTAAACAGCAAGGTTATAGCAATCATATGAAGTTCTGCTATCAAAATCCAAACACAATCAAGAGATTACATTGGGGGCAATAAAGTCTACCAATTACGGAAGTGACCTAACAATTTGGTCTGCACCAACTACTTTAGTGAAGGCAgaacatggatggatggatggatggatggttGGATATATTTTAACATATAACTATACGCAGCTAATACAGAAGTCTCATAGTTTTGTCCGATTGGAATCTAAATCGTACGTGCAAATTAGCAGACAATCTAATGCAAAAGTTACACTGCTCGTGTGGACTGGGCATCCCAGTCACAAGTGCAACTATGAGATTCAGTGCTGGTAAGTCTGTCAATTTTCTGTCAAAACTCGAGAGTTGCATTGCTGAATATTGACAGtcaaatggatggatggatggatggaagATTTATTTTAATGGATGAATATACATACTTCCGGTAAAATttagactaacagacaaatgagTAACAGTGTTAGTAATGAGGAGCAATTTCAAGATACTAACATCTAGGTTGTTATTAAAGAAAGAACAAACTACATGGAAGTAAACTAGATGACGAACACACTAACGAACAGAAACAAAGGTGCTGGCTGAAAAACACTTCCAAGGATTGATGTTGTCTTTTCCAGAAAGGCACTTCAGCTTGCGAAGGATGACTTCTGAGTTGCATCTTTGAACGGTAACTCCTAGTCTCTTTCTGTCTCCAGTATGACTTGAACTCTCTTGCATTAGGATGGCCTTCAAGATTTAGACTTCTTAGATAGCTCAGTGAGATAGTTCAATGCACCGTCACCCCAGAgaccaaagtgctcaaatATAAGAGGTCGAAACGTGGGGACGCTACCATCAAGAAGAACTTCGCTGGAATATTTGGTCATCTTTTTCTTCGTGTACTTTCTAGCAGCATGGCCTTGTTCCACAGCAGCTGTGCGAAGGATGTGCATAACCAACATCAAGGTCTACTGAAGTGCCTGAGGTGGAATCAAAAACCGTTATGTCGGGTCTATCATCATTAAAGCAATAGCGTTTTTGTGGCTCCACTTTATTGTGTATTGATAATGCCTTCAAGCAGTCGCTCCAACATCTCACTGTTGAGTTATGTTGCCAATGAGGACCTCCACCAGATTTGCAAGTGAGCATGTGATAACCTTCTGGGTCAAGAGAGGAGCCACATTCACATTTCGACCACCAGTGATGATATGGTAAAGCAATGTCCAATCTTAGAAAGGCCGCCAATCGATAATTGTGCAGGTATAGTGCGAGCCCTCCCATGCTAGGCGAAGCTTCTACCCAGTCACCGGATCCCTTTCCCTGAAGTGATCTGAGCCTTGATTGATCTTTGTTGGTGTGACACGAGTCTAGACACAATTGTAGTTTTACATTACCAATTGGAGAACCTAACCGTTTCTGTAGATGATGAGGGCGATCTTGTAACGCTGGAAGAGAAAAGTTGTCATCGGTCACATCTTCTCTGTATGATAGTAGGCATCATAATGCGGCATGAAGCCGACCTCTGATGCCGTCACTTGCGGTGTTGAGAAACGTGCTGTTCATGACTTTGCCCATGatggatgaatggatggatggatggatggatggatggtgtgtgtgtgtgtgtgtgtgtgtgtgtgtgtgtgtgtgtgtgtgtgtgtgtgtgtgtgtgtgtgtgtgtgtgtgtgtgtgcgcgtacatgcgcgtgcatgcgtgtgtatgtgtggtgcgatagctcagttggttagagattCATCTTATAGAGtaattacatccgggaccttgaaggctcacaagttcaagtcacagtgatagcaagctatggcataatttccttaagcaataaactaacacacatttgcttctctcgactcaggagtataaatgagtacccggtcattgactggggtcctaagtggccatcggctgtgataTGACATCAGctactggggtcctggtgagacttcgggtgctcacaccacagttggcttcacgagttggtgctcctgcgagtgtctggcccggctccaggagtttgctagcgaaggcacagagttccctgagtagtgcacagggcccagcttaacagctgggggcgtgacctctgagaggcagctcctgagatttaggatttaggtgtgtgtgtgtgtgtgtgtgtgtgtgtgtgtgtgtgtgtgtgtgtgtgtgtgtgtgtgtgtgtgtgtgtgtgtgtgtgtgtgtgtgtgtgtgtgtgtgtctagatTTGCATTGTACACAGATCTAGTTTGCTATTGTTCATGATATCCGTCATCTTTTCAACTGTTATAACATGAAGATGTTCGATAAAAACATTCACAGCTGTGGCAAAATCTACTAAATAGTCACAATTAATACCCATGCAACAAGAGGTTTATACTGTTTCTGGCCAATAGGTCTCAAATTACCTCAGATTTTTTAGGGCATATGGCCCTTCAACTAGATGCCAAGCTATGCCCTAGTTATCAATAGTATCTAAAATGCACTGAACATCACCCTCATCTTTCTGCCACTTGCTAACTGCATCTGATCCTTTCCTTTTGGCTATTCCTACAGGTTGAAAGGATTGCTAGACAATCAGGTGCAGCAACAACTCGACGCTAAGACCAGTACACATTATTCTCGTTTGTATCTGACATGCAATTCGCATACATTTATGCAAATAGGAATGGTTTGTACtgactggaaacatctaggtGGTGGGTAAAAGAACAGGAGATGAATATGAGACCCAGATGATAACACCCACGGGGACACTCGAGGTGAGCTCACACTTTCATTGTTCTCTATAACGGACAACTTTCGAATGTGGCAACAAGTGGAATTTGGTTGTTTAGCATTTATCTGCAAAAACCTTCCTTGCAAAATAGGGGCAATGAAAGTCACATTTTAAGCACTATCTGTGTTTGGCCCGTAGACTATATCGGAGGATAGTTTCAGCTCAGCATCATCGATTCCCTCCAGACTAGGGAAAatattgtactgtatgtcATGTTCCTCACACGCTCTTGGTAGCAAGAATTCTCAGAAGCTCTGATCCTCAAAGTACACTAATGCAGATTCAAGGTTTCAAATTTGGTCCCATGATATAAACATAATGTCTCCATAAGGCCacataaacttaattattatattCTCATCCCCACCCGCATCAACACAATTACTACTCGGTTTCATCTCCTTGTGTTCGGAAGGTCTGGAATTATAGTAGCAATGTGGTTCAGCAGAGACGGAGTTTGTCATCGCTCAAATACATCCGGATTGTCGAATTCTTATGAACTGGTTTGGGTGCATTAGGGCTAGCTAGGGTTACAGTTGCAGTTAGGGTTACGATTAGCTGAGCTAGCCTCGCTGACTTATACAGAGGATACGCCTCTGGACAGGTATAGATAACTTTGCTGCAATGCCTGATGAGTTTGTGACTGCAATGATACACTGCTCACTTGATAAAActacataataaatataaatttacCACCTTCCACACCGAGAACAGGACGTCAGGAGAATGAGAATTTAATTAGAAATTTAATCAGAATTTAAGAGAGAATTTAATTAGAATTTAATTAGTCAGGAGAATGAGAAATTAACTTTATGTGGCCTAAACTACCCTGTGTACTATTGGCTTCCTTTTTCCTGCTTACTAAATGCAATGCCCTTTACCTATGAACTTTCCGTTACTTCGGTTTGGCTTGGCCTCCATCATGGcaacaaccacacacaaaGAACTAAGCATCATTTTTTTTCTTTGGTCCAACAAATTCTTTTGTAGCCATGAGAGTTGCTGCTCTTTCAGGCTCAACATTAGCTTCTGCATATCTAGCTCCTTTCAACAAACGAATCTTTAAACTGGTTGGTTACCTTAACTCTTGCATGTGGTCTTTAATGAAGATTTATCTCCTGTAGTCCAATAGCACTTGAAGATCATTCCCGGGCACTAGACAATGACTGTCTGTCATATGTTGTTTACGCAACTATTTGACCACAACTCCAGAAAGTAGCAATAGACATAATGACTATAACTCTGATGGTTTGAGTGTGCTTGAGGCTCAGATATCAAATAATGGAATAAGGGTCATGTTTCACTGGAATTAAGACTTGAGGTGGAAAGGTCTACACAAGCTGAAGGAAGCTCTATCTGACTAATAGCACAGCTACTGTGTTACTTTGTAACTCTGTTGAATGGTAGATGAAGCTGCATTACAGTAACTTGCATTACTGTACCTTGTATTACTGTTGCTTGTAAAAAATAAATGACAAGATTTTCTGTTACAGGATTGTTTCACACCCATGTTTTAAATCAACACAGCACATGGTATacacattgatattaattaaaattcccAATATGTGCTTGTACGGTACCTGTAGCATCTCCATTTGCTTCAAGCTCAATGTCAATCAAGGCCTCACCAACTTTCACAATGCCATCTACTTCATGATATAGGTTTCGTACAATGCCACTGTATCTGCTCGTTATTCCAACAGTAGCCTTATCACTCTGTACTTCACAGATACTGTCAAACTCGGCAACTTTGTCTCCAGGCTGCACATTCCttgaatagaaaataaaattcAGCCTCTTGTTTTACCGTATCTGTCTGCCTGACAACTGCTTTGGTTTTAATGAGTAGATAGCAGTCAAAAATAGTATTTTTCGTACCTTTACAGTCATAGTTCTCACAGCTTTTGTATTCAAGCCTCTACAACTTTATGGCAAAATAAAATGGAAAATACATCATGTCTATGTTTTAAATCCTTGCATGCTATTGGTAGATACTAATAATCAGATTTAACAAAGAACACTGGATATCTAGGTACAGTTCAATCATAACAATATGCACACACCTAATAATATCTAAGCATCACCATTTCATCATGTAATGATGATGTtattcatgtgtgtgtgtgtgtaactcaGAAGAATCAGCTTGTAATCGTCATCCTCACAGGGTTCATTTCTTCAAAGGGTTTAGCTGATGTGTTTACAGTGCACTGACATTTAGCATCAAGCCTACAGTAAAATCTAGTCAATGGCGTATACACTTCAGATACAACTTACTATAACTGATTAGACCTTCAAGTTGAAATTGTTGCCAAATACATGGATGATTGTTAAACATTATCTGGTTAGGGAAACAGTAATTGGCTATTTAGGATTAATCTGGTTTGACAAGAATTaaacttttgtccactacaaCTAGGCATAAAGACATTGCTCACCTGCATCCAAGAAATATGTTAGTTTCTGGTTGCCACCCTCATGATTTTTTGTCTCAGATCAATTACTGCCTTacttcttgtgtttgtttatttttggtACATATATGGAGTCAAATCATGTTAGTAGATTTGAAATGGACCTAAAATGCTGCACAGTTTAAATTCagagttaattaataccaTTGAAATCTATTTGGTGGGCGTAGCATAAAGAAATAATTGCCCACATCAAATTTTGAAGAACTGTGGACTAGCCTGTTCTCAGACGGgaagattagattattagttgttagttaattaatttattgttgtatgcattcatgaagtatatctcattcacagaattagcagccctGGACACAATTCTCatgaagttaattaatttaagtttgtattcaaatttatgttgttaaCCCGAGGCGGAGCCTCTGGTTACAGTAGTGACAGAACGATGGAATGAATCATTAGACGGATGTGGGTGGGTCAATAGACCGATGTGGGTGGCAATACTGTATGGTTGTATGTGCTAAATTGTCACGAGAGCTGATGCATCAATTGTCCTAGTAATTAAGTTGTTTCTAACTAAACAAATGCAGGTGTTTAATTGTTTCTCGGACTCAACTAAAagttacaagacaaagtagttgcaTGGATATgttgaattgtgttgtgtgtgtcatagTCCATTTCTTCATCACGCAGTGTTTTTCTTCAAATACATTTTATGCGTACGTGTACACACGCGT from Corticium candelabrum chromosome 10, ooCorCand1.1, whole genome shotgun sequence harbors:
- the LOC134185565 gene encoding uncharacterized protein LOC134185565 codes for the protein MAGLLTGQHSCESTLTCTTPSPSGSIDSEKSEARQIGGYHAEDGDKANASGSVPQQVPLDFRGRRNTRSIGARRRRRYDSESEDENSRAKRMATNSRERWRQQNVNEAFQELRKMVPTYPPDKKLSKHEILRMATRYIAFLQQLLNDQLQEQNRKAAAYGQYGPSPATFAGGYPPEFADMVPGLQPPTPLPSPYQPPPMPSVMPSVPSPHTGYADTNIQSFSTTPQPSDKQLLSPLPNRAPAPLHQPSISSQSALLPSQGPAEHRSVHRTASNLQSGMSPRSSGILTLSHHQPSAATPSSESSLPTNPLVVTSPSFSSITHPPPPALSVHQTASTCSFSFGQDLAVLDSRPGDHMPPLPQTISLTPNVCVGPPKTSTSTVTWKPHQPNGYSVLTDHSRPFGRVYGSCSGPMMQTIA
- the LOC134186003 gene encoding lipoamide acyltransferase component of branched-chain alpha-keto acid dehydrogenase complex, mitochondrial-like: MASVLRCGGSFVRATIRAAIRGGCWPHCNLRKFVPTGRCIWIPFRICTNSIMTTSALQKTVPFLLSDIGEGIAEVTVKEWYALYEHTTNFCSKLQLLNKVMAEFSVYLKHVKRQQSLNDQRNARVSPQVNAASNGMVSMKNVQPGDKVAEFDSICEVQSDKATVGITSRYSGIVRNLYHEVDGIVKVGEALIDIELEANGDATDDQVVEDFTIPLVEHSHSVPVSYVSAEASPPVKDEAAASQKALATPAVRNLARELKVNLADVLGTGKNGRVLKEDVHKFVEVRMSPLPSAPTPVSHDSIPSRQDERKPVQGFMKTMLKTMTASNLIPHLGFHDEIRMNELVKFRERIKETLSQRGVHFTYMPFFIKAASQALLKFPIFNSSFNDDLTEITYKANHNISVAMDTPDGLVVPNVKSVQTKSILEIAEELNRLQELGAKNHLGPNELGGGTFTISNIGNIGGTYVMPLIVPPQVCIGATGRIQTLPRFGACESVVATHVMKVSWSADHRIIDGATMARFSNVWKAYLEDPSRLLLDLR